In Azospirillum baldaniorum, one DNA window encodes the following:
- a CDS encoding ATP-binding protein produces the protein MRDTTDKKNLFLLVQLRWLAVAGQVVTILIVHYQMGITLPLDQMGAVILFLVALNIASVLHLRRQTSVSNTQLFLELLIDVSALTVQLYLSGGASNPFISLYLLQITLGAVLLEAWSAWALVLVATACFTFLIGAYRPLALPPGLEGLLLGLHIQGMFLCFVLTASLIVPFITQITRNLRARDAHLADLRQRSMEEDHIVRLGLLASGAAHELGTPLATLSVIVNDWRRMPVVKGDPDMAEDIAEMQNQINRCKAIVSGILLSSGEARGEGTLRTTVTAFLDDLVAEWKDSRSPACVDYDNSVRSREGIISDLALKQVIFNVLDNALEVSPGWVGIAAGRQGDSLVLTVNDAGPGFEERMLAEFGKPYRSSKGRPGGGLGLFLVVNVVRKLGGSVAARNRPSGGASVTMTLPLAALSAGESHGD, from the coding sequence GTGCGCGACACCACCGACAAGAAGAACCTGTTCCTGCTGGTGCAACTGCGCTGGCTCGCCGTCGCCGGGCAGGTGGTGACGATCCTGATCGTGCACTACCAGATGGGCATCACCCTGCCGCTCGATCAAATGGGCGCGGTGATCCTGTTCCTGGTCGCGCTGAACATCGCCAGCGTCCTGCATCTGCGCCGCCAGACCTCGGTGTCGAACACCCAGCTTTTCCTGGAGCTGCTGATCGACGTGTCGGCGCTCACGGTTCAGCTCTACCTCAGCGGCGGCGCGTCCAACCCCTTCATCTCGCTCTACCTGCTGCAGATCACATTGGGAGCGGTGCTGCTGGAGGCGTGGTCGGCCTGGGCGCTGGTGCTGGTCGCCACGGCTTGCTTCACCTTCCTGATCGGCGCCTACCGCCCGCTGGCCCTGCCGCCGGGGCTGGAGGGGCTTCTGCTGGGGCTGCACATCCAGGGCATGTTCCTGTGCTTCGTGCTGACGGCCAGCCTGATCGTCCCCTTCATCACCCAGATCACCCGCAACCTGCGCGCCCGCGACGCCCATCTGGCCGACCTGCGCCAGCGCTCCATGGAGGAGGACCACATCGTGCGCCTTGGCCTGCTCGCCTCCGGCGCTGCGCATGAACTGGGGACGCCGCTCGCCACGCTGTCGGTGATCGTGAACGACTGGCGGCGGATGCCGGTGGTCAAGGGCGATCCCGACATGGCCGAGGACATCGCCGAGATGCAGAACCAGATCAATCGCTGCAAGGCCATCGTGTCGGGCATCCTCCTGTCCTCCGGCGAGGCGCGGGGGGAGGGGACGCTGCGCACCACCGTGACCGCCTTCCTGGACGATCTGGTGGCGGAGTGGAAGGACAGCCGGTCGCCGGCCTGCGTCGATTACGACAACAGCGTCCGCTCGCGGGAGGGGATCATCTCCGACCTCGCGCTGAAGCAGGTGATCTTCAACGTGCTGGACAACGCGCTGGAGGTGTCTCCCGGCTGGGTCGGCATCGCCGCCGGGCGGCAGGGGGACAGCCTCGTCCTGACCGTCAACGACGCCGGCCCCGGCTTCGAGGAGCGGATGCTGGCCGAGTTCGGCAAACCCTACCGGTCGAGCAAAGGGCGGCCCGGCGGCGGGCTGGGCCTCTTCCTGGTGGTCAACGTGGTGCGCAAGCTGGGCGGCTCGGTCGCCGCGCGCAACCGCCCCAGCGGCGGCGCGTCCGTCACCATGACCCTGCCGCTCGCCGCCCTGTCCGCGGGAGAGAGCCATGGAGACTGA
- a CDS encoding SURF1 family protein: protein MTGTAAHRPRRGLILLGVLALAGVAVFASLGVWQVERLFWKLDLIQRVEERAQAAPVPAPGPEDWPAVTAASQEYRRVSVTGRFLNDKETLVQAVTERGGGFWVLTPLRTDRGFTVLVNRGFVPPERRNTDSRPDGLIDTDTTVTGLLRVTEPGGGFLRSNDPAQDRWYSRDVAAIAAARGLTEAAPYFIDAEASPPGGSPVGGLTVLKFRNNHLVYALTWFALALMLIAASLYVARSERRRRG, encoded by the coding sequence GTGACCGGCACGGCGGCCCACCGTCCGCGCCGGGGGCTGATCCTTCTCGGCGTCCTGGCGTTGGCGGGAGTCGCCGTCTTCGCGTCGCTCGGCGTCTGGCAGGTCGAGCGGCTGTTCTGGAAGCTGGACCTGATCCAGCGGGTGGAGGAGCGGGCGCAGGCCGCGCCCGTTCCCGCCCCCGGCCCGGAGGACTGGCCCGCCGTCACGGCGGCGAGCCAGGAGTACCGGAGGGTCTCTGTCACCGGGCGTTTCCTCAACGACAAGGAAACCCTGGTCCAGGCGGTGACCGAGCGGGGCGGCGGTTTCTGGGTGCTCACCCCCTTGCGCACCGACCGCGGTTTCACCGTCCTGGTCAACCGGGGCTTCGTGCCGCCCGAGCGGCGCAACACCGACAGCCGCCCTGACGGGCTGATCGACACGGACACCACCGTCACCGGTCTGCTGCGGGTGACGGAGCCGGGGGGCGGCTTCCTTCGCTCCAACGATCCCGCGCAGGACCGCTGGTACTCGCGCGACGTGGCGGCCATCGCCGCGGCCCGCGGCCTGACGGAGGCGGCCCCCTATTTCATCGACGCCGAGGCCAGCCCGCCGGGCGGTTCTCCGGTCGGCGGGTTGACCGTGTTGAAGTTCAGGAACAACCACCTCGTGTATGCGCTGACGTGGTTCGCCCTGGCGCTCATGCTGATCGCCGCATCGCTCTATGTCGCGCGCAGTGAACGCCGCCGCCGGGGTTGA
- the cyoD gene encoding cytochrome o ubiquinol oxidase subunit IV: MSSHAEHHSGHHGAGHHGGDHHGHGEHEGAHGTLGSYLIGFILSVILTVIPFWLVMDGTILDKNMTAMAIMALAAVQVVVHMIFFLHMNGRAEGGWTMLSLIFTIIVVVIMLAGSLWVMYHLNTNMMPIHDPSQLP, encoded by the coding sequence ATGAGTTCTCACGCCGAACATCATTCCGGGCATCATGGGGCCGGCCATCATGGTGGCGATCACCATGGTCACGGGGAGCATGAGGGCGCCCACGGGACGCTCGGCAGCTACCTGATCGGCTTCATCCTGTCGGTGATCCTGACGGTCATTCCCTTCTGGCTGGTCATGGACGGGACGATCCTGGACAAGAACATGACCGCGATGGCGATCATGGCCCTCGCCGCCGTCCAGGTCGTCGTCCACATGATCTTCTTCCTGCACATGAACGGACGTGCGGAAGGCGGGTGGACCATGCTGTCGCTGATCTTCACGATCATCGTCGTGGTCATCATGCTGGCCGGTTCGCTGTGGGTGATGTACCACCTGAACACCAACATGATGCCGATCCACGACCCGAGCCAGTTGCCGTGA
- the cyoC gene encoding cytochrome o ubiquinol oxidase subunit III produces MSTTLTAERSRTQQAPAFHVVEEHAHPEGSSTMLGFWIYLMSDCLIFAVLFATYGVLGGNYAAGPSPKDLFDLPLVALNTAMLLFSSITYGFAMLAMEKGRVSQTQLWLAVTGLFGAAFLAIELYEFAHLIHIGATPQRSAFLSSFFTLVGTHGLHVTFGLVWLVTLMVQVNKRGLIPANRRRLMCLSLFWHFLDVIWIGVFTFVYLMGMLR; encoded by the coding sequence ATGAGCACGACCCTGACAGCCGAACGGAGCCGCACCCAACAGGCTCCGGCCTTCCACGTGGTGGAGGAGCACGCGCACCCCGAAGGCTCCAGCACCATGCTGGGCTTCTGGATCTACCTGATGAGCGACTGCCTCATCTTCGCGGTGCTGTTCGCGACCTACGGCGTGCTCGGCGGCAACTACGCCGCCGGGCCGTCGCCCAAGGACCTGTTCGACCTGCCGCTGGTGGCGCTGAACACCGCCATGCTGCTGTTCTCCTCCATCACCTATGGCTTCGCCATGCTGGCGATGGAGAAGGGGCGGGTCTCGCAGACCCAGCTGTGGCTGGCGGTGACCGGCCTGTTCGGCGCCGCCTTCCTGGCGATCGAACTCTACGAGTTCGCCCACCTGATCCACATCGGGGCGACCCCGCAGCGCAGCGCCTTCCTGTCGTCCTTCTTCACGCTGGTCGGCACCCACGGCCTGCACGTCACCTTCGGCCTCGTCTGGCTGGTGACGCTGATGGTCCAGGTCAACAAGCGCGGCCTGATCCCGGCCAACCGCCGGCGCCTGATGTGCCTCAGCCTGTTCTGGCACTTCCTGGACGTCATCTGGATCGGCGTCTTCACCTTCGTCTATCTGATGGGAATGCTGCGATGA
- the cyoB gene encoding cytochrome o ubiquinol oxidase subunit I, producing MIDTSTVATHPLFGRLTLESFPYHEPIVVATFVAVVLGGIALVAALSYFRLWGYLWKEWFTTVDHKRIGIMYMVLGLIMLLRGFADAIMMRLQQAIAFGGSEGYLNAHHYDQIFTAHGVIMIFFVAMPFVTGLMNYVVPLQIGARDVSFPFLNNFSFWMTVGGAVLIMVSLFVGEFARTGWLAYPPLSNIAYSPETGVDYYIWALQIAGVGTTLSGINLICTIVKMRAPGMTMMKMPVFTWTSLCTNVLIVASFPILTATLVLLSLDRYVGTNFFTNDLGGSPMMYVNLIWIWGHPEVYILILPVFGIFSEVTSTFSGKKLFGYTSMVYATVVITILSYLVWLHHFFTMGSGASVNSFFGITTMIISIPTGAKIFNWLFTMYRGRIRFELPMMWTVAFMLTFVVGGMTGVLLAVPPADFVLHNSLFLIAHFHNVIIGGVLFGLFAGIYYWWPKAFGFRLDPFWGKVSFWCWVIGFWVAFMPLYVLGLMGVTRRLRVFEDPSLQIWFQIAAVGAVLIAAGIGAFLLQIAVSVWKRRELVDRTGDPWDGRTLEWATSSPPPDYNFAFTPMIHDNDAWWDMKKRGYKRPLGGFQAIHMPSNSGTGVILAGISVVLGFALIWYIWWLAAVSFVALLATAIHHTFNYHRDFHIPADVVVRTENERTRLLSGQV from the coding sequence ATGATCGACACATCGACCGTCGCCACCCATCCGCTCTTCGGGCGTCTGACCCTGGAGTCCTTCCCCTATCACGAGCCCATCGTGGTCGCGACCTTCGTCGCGGTCGTGCTGGGCGGCATCGCGCTCGTCGCGGCGCTGAGCTATTTCCGGCTGTGGGGCTATCTCTGGAAGGAGTGGTTCACCACCGTCGACCACAAGCGCATCGGCATCATGTACATGGTGCTGGGCCTGATCATGCTTCTGCGCGGCTTCGCCGACGCCATCATGATGCGCCTCCAGCAGGCCATCGCCTTCGGCGGCAGCGAGGGCTACCTCAACGCGCACCATTACGACCAGATCTTCACCGCCCATGGCGTCATCATGATCTTCTTCGTGGCGATGCCCTTCGTCACGGGCCTGATGAACTACGTGGTGCCGTTGCAGATCGGCGCCCGCGACGTGTCCTTCCCGTTCCTGAACAACTTCAGCTTCTGGATGACGGTGGGCGGTGCGGTGCTGATCATGGTCTCGCTGTTCGTCGGCGAGTTCGCGCGCACCGGCTGGCTGGCCTATCCGCCGCTGTCCAACATCGCCTACAGCCCTGAAACGGGTGTCGACTACTACATCTGGGCGTTGCAGATCGCCGGTGTCGGAACAACATTGTCCGGCATCAACCTGATCTGCACAATCGTCAAGATGCGCGCCCCCGGCATGACCATGATGAAGATGCCGGTCTTCACCTGGACGTCGCTCTGCACCAACGTGCTGATCGTTGCCTCCTTCCCGATCCTGACCGCCACGCTGGTCCTGCTGTCGCTGGACCGCTACGTCGGCACGAACTTCTTCACGAACGATCTCGGCGGCAGCCCGATGATGTACGTGAACCTGATCTGGATCTGGGGCCACCCGGAAGTCTACATCCTGATCCTGCCGGTCTTCGGCATCTTCTCCGAAGTCACCTCGACCTTCTCGGGCAAGAAGCTGTTCGGCTACACCTCCATGGTCTACGCGACGGTGGTCATCACGATCCTGTCCTACCTGGTGTGGCTGCACCACTTCTTCACCATGGGATCGGGCGCCAGCGTGAACTCGTTCTTCGGCATCACGACGATGATCATCTCGATCCCGACGGGTGCGAAGATCTTCAACTGGCTGTTCACCATGTACCGCGGCCGCATCCGGTTCGAGCTGCCGATGATGTGGACCGTCGCCTTCATGCTGACCTTCGTGGTCGGCGGCATGACGGGCGTGCTGCTGGCCGTTCCGCCGGCGGACTTCGTCCTGCACAACAGCCTGTTCCTGATCGCCCACTTCCACAACGTCATCATCGGCGGCGTGCTGTTCGGCCTGTTCGCCGGCATCTACTACTGGTGGCCCAAGGCCTTCGGCTTCCGCCTCGATCCCTTCTGGGGCAAGGTGTCCTTCTGGTGCTGGGTGATCGGCTTCTGGGTCGCCTTCATGCCGCTCTACGTCCTCGGCCTGATGGGCGTCACCCGCCGTCTGCGCGTGTTCGAGGACCCGTCGCTCCAGATCTGGTTCCAGATCGCCGCCGTGGGTGCCGTTCTGATCGCGGCGGGCATCGGTGCCTTCCTTCTCCAGATCGCCGTCAGCGTCTGGAAGCGCCGTGAGCTGGTCGACCGCACGGGCGACCCGTGGGATGGCCGCACCCTGGAGTGGGCGACCTCCTCGCCGCCGCCGGACTACAACTTCGCCTTCACGCCGATGATCCACGACAACGACGCGTGGTGGGACATGAAGAAGCGCGGCTACAAGCGTCCGCTCGGCGGCTTCCAGGCGATCCACATGCCCAGCAACAGCGGCACCGGCGTGATCCTGGCGGGGATCAGCGTGGTCCTCGGCTTCGCCCTGATCTGGTACATCTGGTGGTTGGCGGCGGTGAGCTTCGTCGCCCTGCTGGCGACCGCCATCCACCACACCTTCAACTATCACCGCGACTTCCACATCCCCGCGGACGTGGTGGTGCGGACCGAGAACGAGCGGACCCGTCTCCTCTCCGGGCAGGTGTAA
- the cyoA gene encoding ubiquinol oxidase subunit II, giving the protein MTRFRALALLPLMAVLSGCNLVVMSPSGDVASQQANLITISTLLMLLIIIPVMVLTVLFAWRYRQSNSTAQYDPDWDHSTQLELVIWAAPLLIIICLGALTWMATHLLDPYRPLDRIAAGRPVPADTKMLDVNVVALDWKWLFIYPEYGIATVNEVAAPVDRPIRFNITSSTVMNSFYIPALAGQIYAMAGMETKLHAVINEPGSYKGFSANYSGAGFSHMRFTFHGLAADGFDKWVADIKAGGGKLDRDGYLQLERPSENEPVRRYGAVDSGLFKAIVGMCVEPGKMCMHDMMAIDAKGGLGLAGIDNVMPLMHDKLSRRGTAVLGPAPVYVAGICSTEELTGRAVESSLGVLNAPADESPISGAGLPRSSITPISAPAPAFGPRLTANP; this is encoded by the coding sequence TTGACCCGTTTCCGCGCCTTGGCCCTCCTGCCGCTGATGGCGGTTTTGAGTGGCTGCAACCTTGTGGTGATGAGCCCGTCCGGCGACGTGGCGAGCCAACAGGCCAACCTCATCACCATTTCCACCCTCCTGATGCTTCTCATCATCATTCCGGTGATGGTGCTGACGGTGCTGTTCGCGTGGCGCTACCGCCAGTCGAATAGCACGGCCCAGTACGACCCGGATTGGGACCATTCGACGCAGCTGGAGCTGGTGATCTGGGCGGCCCCGCTGCTCATCATCATCTGCCTGGGCGCCCTCACCTGGATGGCGACCCACTTGCTCGACCCCTACCGCCCGCTCGACCGCATCGCCGCCGGGCGTCCGGTTCCGGCCGACACCAAGATGCTCGACGTCAACGTCGTGGCGCTCGACTGGAAGTGGCTGTTCATCTACCCGGAGTACGGCATCGCCACGGTGAACGAGGTGGCCGCCCCGGTGGACCGCCCGATCCGCTTCAACATCACCTCCTCGACGGTGATGAACTCCTTCTACATCCCGGCGCTGGCCGGGCAGATCTACGCCATGGCCGGCATGGAGACGAAGCTGCACGCCGTCATCAACGAGCCGGGCAGCTACAAGGGCTTCTCCGCCAACTACAGCGGTGCCGGCTTCTCGCACATGCGCTTCACCTTCCACGGTCTGGCCGCCGACGGCTTCGACAAGTGGGTGGCGGACATCAAGGCGGGCGGCGGCAAGCTCGACCGCGACGGCTACCTCCAGCTTGAGCGCCCCAGCGAGAACGAGCCGGTGCGCCGCTACGGCGCCGTCGACTCGGGCCTGTTCAAGGCCATCGTCGGGATGTGCGTCGAGCCGGGCAAGATGTGCATGCACGACATGATGGCCATCGACGCCAAGGGCGGCCTCGGCCTCGCCGGCATCGACAACGTGATGCCGCTGATGCACGACAAGCTGTCCCGCCGCGGCACCGCCGTTCTCGGCCCGGCGCCGGTCTATGTGGCGGGCATCTGCTCGACCGAGGAGCTGACCGGCCGCGCCGTCGAGTCGTCGCTGGGCGTGCTGAACGCTCCCGCCGACGAGTCCCCGATTTCCGGCGCGGGTCTGCCGCGCTCCTCCATCACGCCGATCTCCGCGCCCGCCCCTGCGTTCGGGCCGCGGTTGACGGCCAATCCTTGA